The proteins below are encoded in one region of Nilaparvata lugens isolate BPH chromosome X, ASM1435652v1, whole genome shotgun sequence:
- the LOC120355006 gene encoding uncharacterized protein LOC120355006 isoform X2: MLESILKSQNQNTDPWSNQQHDEINFDPARLSMKTEESLLKIEEELRDNHSKNNMVNYLSKIGENSINDMTKRIMRRLIGDELAKDYSWFGAKGKKQFSILQSARVLEAVKMGFQEATEKTIEEATKNG; this comes from the exons ATGTTGGAATCAATATTGAAATCtcaaaatcaaaatacagaCCCCTGGTCAAACCAGCAGCATGATGAAATCAACTTTGATCCGGCACGATTGTCAATGAAGACTGAGGAGAGTCTGCTCAAAATAGAAGAGGAGCTGAGAGATAATCATTCCAAAAATAACATG GTCAACTACCTGAGTAAAATTGGCGAAAACAGCATAAATGACATGACGAAAAGAATAATGAGAAGACTTATTGGTGATGAATTAGCCAAAGACTACAGCTGGTTTGGTGCGAAAGggaaaaaacagttttcaattcttcaaagtgCCAGAGTCCTTGAGG CTGTTAAGATGGGGTTTCAAGAAGCAACGGAAAAAACGATTGAAGAGGCCACCAAAAATGGTTGA
- the LOC120355006 gene encoding uncharacterized protein LOC120355006 isoform X1, producing the protein MLESILKSQNQNTDPWSNQQHDEINFDPARLSMKTEESLLKIEEELRDNHSKNNMVNYLSKIGENSINDMTKRIMRRLIGDELAKDYSWFGAKGKKQFSILQSARVLEEAVKMGFQEATEKTIEEATKNG; encoded by the exons ATGTTGGAATCAATATTGAAATCtcaaaatcaaaatacagaCCCCTGGTCAAACCAGCAGCATGATGAAATCAACTTTGATCCGGCACGATTGTCAATGAAGACTGAGGAGAGTCTGCTCAAAATAGAAGAGGAGCTGAGAGATAATCATTCCAAAAATAACATG GTCAACTACCTGAGTAAAATTGGCGAAAACAGCATAAATGACATGACGAAAAGAATAATGAGAAGACTTATTGGTGATGAATTAGCCAAAGACTACAGCTGGTTTGGTGCGAAAGggaaaaaacagttttcaattcttcaaagtgCCAGAGTCCTTGAGG AAGCTGTTAAGATGGGGTTTCAAGAAGCAACGGAAAAAACGATTGAAGAGGCCACCAAAAATGGTTGA